From the genome of Lentimonas sp. CC4, one region includes:
- a CDS encoding alpha-L-fucosidase, which produces MKHLLLVTFVITLQALSAVELDPMEASVRAKTNQPWFAQYMVGEPIVAGFPGESEVDRLERIRPWEDARFGLFLHWGPQKAGGEAVISDKVLSKFNPVKFDAEEWVLTAKELGFRYIVITSKHHSGFCIFDSAYTDHDIIDATPFKRDPLKELADACAKHDMLLGFYYSVWDLKHPDYTGEIGSPNYARYHQYMLDQTEELLTKYGSVVTLWLDGEWVNSWTVERAMEYRDHIRALQPEIMLVDRVGQRRVGDGDYGSSENFVPYIGENWSRPWESCQKFDGGWFWKGRDTSQSLNWALRNLFDTVSRGGNFLMNMGPTPEGLLPPVSVKKLKPLGQWLEANGECVYGTQRGPHYLLDWGTSTRRGNTLYYQVFDWPKDGTLIIPSLNAGKPNAGIQAISYLNHEASVSFEQVGQDVHVQLPSKPVDPLLTVLKVELTDEPIVNNAIRPLGKPLRPQTGNSKLRVGDYFLSAAFAKIHGDTLHFSLGSGAGAQRENLKGWTNPSDWAEWTLQVDEPGRYNVKVNYYSWMQSGRFAVEVAGHSFEHTVQAGKLKGKQSPLKAGPQSVTLGQVEFEAPGTYQLSVKALEITPEAIKYGQGLMGLKDVILERVQ; this is translated from the coding sequence ATGAAACATTTATTACTAGTTACTTTTGTGATCACCCTGCAGGCGCTAAGCGCTGTCGAACTCGATCCGATGGAAGCGTCCGTTCGCGCTAAAACGAATCAACCCTGGTTCGCTCAATATATGGTCGGTGAACCCATCGTCGCGGGTTTTCCTGGTGAATCTGAAGTGGATCGATTGGAGCGCATTCGACCATGGGAGGATGCGCGTTTCGGTCTCTTCTTGCATTGGGGCCCACAGAAAGCTGGAGGCGAGGCGGTTATCTCCGACAAAGTATTGTCGAAGTTTAATCCGGTAAAGTTCGATGCTGAAGAGTGGGTCTTAACTGCAAAGGAATTAGGCTTTCGTTATATTGTGATTACCTCCAAGCATCACTCGGGGTTTTGCATCTTTGATTCGGCTTACACCGATCACGATATTATCGATGCGACACCGTTTAAGCGCGACCCCTTGAAGGAGTTGGCTGATGCGTGTGCGAAGCACGATATGCTGCTAGGATTTTATTATTCTGTCTGGGATCTTAAACACCCCGACTATACGGGTGAGATTGGCAGTCCAAACTACGCGCGTTACCACCAATACATGCTCGACCAAACCGAGGAACTACTGACGAAGTATGGCTCCGTCGTTACCTTGTGGTTAGACGGCGAATGGGTGAACAGTTGGACGGTGGAACGGGCAATGGAATACCGTGATCATATCCGTGCATTGCAACCGGAGATCATGCTAGTTGACCGCGTCGGACAGCGTCGCGTCGGTGACGGTGATTACGGCTCATCTGAGAACTTTGTGCCCTATATCGGCGAGAACTGGTCACGTCCATGGGAGAGCTGCCAGAAATTTGATGGGGGATGGTTCTGGAAAGGACGTGATACTTCTCAGTCTCTAAATTGGGCACTGCGCAATCTGTTTGATACCGTCTCACGCGGCGGCAATTTTCTTATGAATATGGGGCCGACGCCTGAGGGGCTATTGCCGCCTGTCAGCGTGAAGAAGCTCAAGCCATTAGGGCAGTGGTTGGAGGCCAATGGAGAATGTGTGTATGGCACCCAACGTGGCCCGCATTATTTATTGGATTGGGGCACCAGCACCCGGCGTGGCAACACGCTCTACTACCAGGTGTTCGATTGGCCAAAGGATGGCACATTGATCATTCCTAGTCTGAATGCAGGGAAGCCGAATGCCGGTATTCAGGCGATTTCATATCTCAATCACGAAGCGTCAGTTTCCTTTGAACAAGTCGGACAAGACGTGCACGTGCAGTTACCATCCAAACCGGTGGACCCGCTTTTGACTGTTTTGAAAGTAGAGCTGACTGACGAACCCATCGTGAACAATGCCATCCGTCCGTTGGGCAAGCCACTGCGTCCACAAACAGGCAATTCAAAGCTTCGTGTGGGAGACTATTTCCTATCCGCTGCTTTTGCTAAAATCCACGGGGATACCCTGCATTTCTCACTGGGCAGTGGGGCCGGTGCACAGCGTGAAAACCTCAAGGGCTGGACGAATCCGTCCGACTGGGCCGAGTGGACTTTACAAGTAGATGAGCCCGGTCGCTACAATGTGAAGGTCAACTACTATAGCTGGATGCAGAGCGGTCGCTTTGCCGTTGAAGTCGCGGGCCATTCCTTTGAGCACACCGTGCAGGCGGGGAAACTGAAAGGCAAGCAGTCGCCACTCAAAGCGGGCCCTCAGAGCGTCACGCTTGGTCAGGTAGAATTCGAGGCTCCAGGGACTTATCAATTATCGGTCAAAGCACTTGAGATCACTCCGGAGGCCATCAAATACGGACAGGGTCTGATGGGACTTAAAGATGTGATACTGGAGAGAGTGCAATAA
- a CDS encoding sulfatase-like hydrolase/transferase: protein MKTFHFTLALGLALAALWLQPAAAESVKPNFIIIFTDDQGYGDLGCFGGDHVKTPNIDQMAAEGARLTNFYVSTPICTPSRASLMTGTHAERIGMNSGVCLAGDSYGLHPDEITIAEVARSAGYQTAMFWKWHLGDQPGLLPMDQGFDVFFGLPYSHDINPRHGNKKYNFPPLPVLEGNTVVEVNPDPAYLTKRFTEKAVDYIAKNHDEPFFIYLAHPMPHRPLAVSEDFMKDVPEKLRAAVAREDASPSMGKVRDGIYPYAINEIDWSVGEILKALKEHGIDDNTFVIFSSDNGPMVGSPKPLSGGKGKILEGGVRVPTVVRWPAQIPAGKDNSEIMSTMDLLPTFAKLMKRLMGSCHYLCGQFSESLLFVASVFFEFGHVSVNCVWVVHVELPHLFDETMPTTKVIT from the coding sequence ATGAAGACGTTCCACTTTACTTTGGCTCTCGGCCTCGCTCTCGCGGCTCTATGGCTGCAGCCTGCAGCGGCGGAATCTGTTAAGCCAAATTTCATCATCATCTTCACGGATGACCAAGGCTACGGTGACCTCGGTTGTTTTGGTGGCGATCATGTGAAGACACCCAATATTGACCAGATGGCTGCCGAAGGTGCGCGTTTGACTAACTTCTATGTGTCCACTCCGATTTGCACTCCATCGCGTGCTTCTCTGATGACAGGCACACATGCTGAAAGAATCGGGATGAACAGTGGTGTCTGTCTCGCGGGTGATTCGTATGGATTGCATCCTGATGAAATCACAATTGCGGAAGTGGCTCGTTCAGCAGGTTATCAAACCGCGATGTTTTGGAAGTGGCACCTCGGCGACCAACCCGGGCTGTTGCCGATGGATCAAGGCTTCGATGTCTTCTTTGGTCTGCCTTACAGTCATGACATCAATCCACGTCATGGTAACAAAAAGTATAATTTCCCGCCACTTCCTGTGCTTGAGGGAAATACAGTCGTCGAAGTGAATCCTGACCCTGCGTATTTAACCAAACGATTCACTGAAAAGGCGGTCGACTACATCGCTAAGAATCATGACGAGCCTTTCTTTATCTACCTTGCACATCCGATGCCGCACCGTCCGCTCGCGGTCTCGGAGGACTTCATGAAAGATGTTCCCGAGAAGCTCCGCGCCGCGGTTGCACGAGAAGATGCCTCGCCGAGTATGGGCAAAGTGAGAGACGGGATTTATCCTTATGCGATTAATGAAATTGATTGGTCGGTAGGCGAAATCCTTAAGGCACTCAAGGAACACGGCATTGACGATAATACCTTTGTTATCTTCTCAAGCGACAACGGCCCTATGGTCGGTTCACCGAAACCATTGTCGGGCGGTAAGGGTAAGATACTTGAGGGTGGAGTGCGAGTGCCCACCGTAGTGCGCTGGCCTGCCCAGATACCAGCTGGTAAGGACAATTCGGAAATTATGAGCACGATGGACCTGCTCCCCACATTTGCTAAGCTTATGAAGAGGCTGATGGGGTCATGTCATTACCTTTGTGGTCAGTTCTCTGAAAGCCTCCTCTTTGTGGCCTCGGTCTTTTTTGAATTCGGACATGTATCGGTAAACTGCGTCTGGGTTGTCCATGTTGAACTGCCACACCTTTTTGATGAAACTATGCCAACCACAAAGGTAATTACATGA
- a CDS encoding GH116 family glycosyl-hydrolase, with protein sequence MKKETKQDLDHALEAGVSRRHFLKAGALSAAGLTFSGFPVMAGPFSKEDITNHLIPADKKLSAQWLASLTQRGAPELFKGEELKYIGMPIGGMGCGQLYLGGDGKLWLWDIFKSNYFRVPNPGNMIAAFPMGGNYANPVAQGEPYSVQNGADVNQGFLIRTKAGTKTLDRQGFSNIQFRGEYPIGKVSYTDGDIPVTVQLSSFSPFIPLNAKDSSIPATVMSYTVTNTSNDSVEVDLGGWLQNATCPYLDAKAQGKRRNHFVQSTTQSSILSTIEGKGLEEKHGYGSMTLSLLHESNAKDLKVTAATTLDGANGPAGFVDQASADEAQAPAEKALDEPLVGGLFASFTLAPGETKTVDFAITWFFPEYAEIDAKPLKGAKQGSQHIFRGRKRLYSNHFNSAEEVAEYLASDNKRLLTSTQAWNQTWYDSTLPYWFLDRTFIGLDCIATQTFHYFDDGRPYGWEGVECCPGTCTHVWYYAQALGRIFPEVERAFREKVDFVDGIGMEAKSGMIKDRAEYHKKGGKEAVDGHAGSIMRAYREHQMSPDDAFLKRLWPQVKKATEFLIAKDPDENGMWEGKQPHTLDAAWYGPMGWLSSLYLGALAAAEEMATEVGDDAFAERCRMLLDRGYKNIVAEVYNGEYFIHKPAKGGKGLNTNKGCHIDQVIGQAWAYQVGLDRIIPKEETVSALNSIWKYNFAPDAGQYALDHIQIESAFRWYAMPGEAGLLMTTWPKGGAKEAIPGDKLRSKKNPDRFTSVGGYFNECMNGFEYQVAAHMLYEGQPDSDLVEKGLAITKAIHERYGAAKRNPYNEIECGDHYARSMASYGIFLAACGYEYHGPKGYLAFAPRIHPEDFKAPFTTAEGWGSFSQKVAQGTQVERIELRHGQLVLNDLAFAKVKGFSGSQAKVEVDGKWLKVRFKQESGRYVVSFEDGLKLEVGQTLSVSIS encoded by the coding sequence ATGAAAAAAGAAACCAAACAAGATTTAGACCATGCCTTAGAAGCGGGTGTGTCACGTAGGCACTTTCTCAAGGCAGGGGCACTGTCGGCTGCCGGCCTTACCTTTTCAGGCTTCCCGGTGATGGCGGGGCCGTTCTCGAAAGAGGATATTACGAATCACTTGATTCCAGCCGACAAGAAGCTATCCGCACAATGGTTGGCCTCGTTGACGCAGCGCGGTGCGCCCGAGTTATTCAAAGGCGAGGAGCTCAAATATATCGGTATGCCAATTGGTGGCATGGGTTGTGGTCAGCTCTACCTCGGCGGCGATGGTAAACTATGGCTCTGGGATATTTTTAAGAGCAACTATTTCCGTGTGCCGAATCCCGGCAATATGATTGCAGCGTTCCCGATGGGCGGCAACTACGCCAACCCAGTTGCGCAAGGTGAGCCATACAGTGTGCAAAATGGTGCAGACGTAAACCAAGGCTTCCTTATCCGCACGAAGGCTGGCACCAAGACGCTGGATCGTCAGGGCTTCTCCAATATTCAATTTCGCGGAGAGTATCCCATCGGTAAGGTCAGCTACACTGATGGTGATATACCGGTGACCGTGCAATTAAGCAGTTTCAGTCCATTCATCCCACTCAATGCCAAGGACTCGTCGATCCCAGCCACGGTGATGAGTTACACTGTGACCAATACCTCGAATGACAGCGTAGAGGTCGATCTCGGCGGATGGCTGCAAAACGCCACATGCCCTTACTTAGATGCCAAAGCACAGGGTAAGCGTCGCAACCACTTTGTTCAGTCTACGACTCAATCCAGTATCTTAAGCACCATCGAAGGCAAGGGACTGGAGGAGAAGCATGGCTACGGTTCCATGACCTTGTCACTGCTGCATGAGTCGAATGCAAAGGATCTCAAGGTCACTGCCGCCACCACGCTTGACGGTGCCAACGGGCCTGCAGGCTTTGTCGATCAAGCATCGGCGGATGAAGCGCAAGCCCCTGCTGAGAAAGCGTTGGACGAGCCGCTGGTTGGTGGTCTATTTGCCAGTTTTACATTGGCGCCTGGAGAAACCAAAACAGTCGATTTTGCGATCACTTGGTTCTTCCCCGAATATGCAGAGATTGATGCGAAGCCACTCAAGGGGGCCAAGCAAGGATCACAGCATATCTTCCGTGGTAGAAAACGTTTGTATAGCAATCACTTCAATTCCGCCGAAGAGGTCGCGGAATACCTCGCGAGTGATAACAAGCGTTTGCTCACCAGCACGCAGGCATGGAACCAGACATGGTATGATAGCACGCTGCCATATTGGTTCCTCGACCGCACCTTCATCGGCTTGGATTGTATCGCAACGCAGACCTTCCATTATTTCGATGATGGCCGTCCTTATGGCTGGGAAGGTGTCGAGTGTTGTCCGGGCACTTGCACGCACGTGTGGTATTACGCTCAAGCGCTTGGCCGCATCTTTCCAGAAGTCGAACGCGCCTTCCGCGAGAAGGTTGATTTTGTCGATGGCATCGGCATGGAAGCAAAGAGCGGCATGATCAAAGACCGCGCCGAATACCATAAGAAGGGCGGCAAAGAGGCGGTCGACGGTCACGCCGGTTCGATCATGCGCGCCTATCGTGAGCACCAGATGTCGCCGGATGATGCATTCCTTAAACGCTTATGGCCGCAGGTAAAGAAGGCGACCGAGTTCCTAATCGCTAAAGACCCTGACGAAAACGGCATGTGGGAAGGTAAGCAACCGCACACGCTCGATGCTGCGTGGTATGGCCCGATGGGCTGGTTGAGCAGTCTCTACCTAGGCGCCTTGGCGGCGGCCGAAGAGATGGCAACGGAAGTCGGCGACGATGCCTTTGCAGAACGTTGTCGTATGCTTCTGGATCGCGGCTACAAGAACATCGTCGCTGAAGTCTATAATGGCGAATATTTCATTCACAAGCCAGCGAAGGGGGGCAAAGGTCTCAACACCAACAAAGGTTGTCATATTGACCAAGTGATTGGTCAGGCTTGGGCCTATCAAGTCGGCTTGGATCGAATCATTCCAAAGGAAGAAACGGTCTCTGCGCTCAACAGTATTTGGAAATACAATTTTGCGCCGGATGCGGGGCAATATGCGCTCGATCATATTCAAATCGAATCGGCTTTCCGTTGGTATGCGATGCCTGGTGAGGCAGGTCTACTCATGACGACTTGGCCAAAGGGTGGAGCCAAGGAAGCCATACCCGGAGATAAGCTGCGCTCAAAGAAAAACCCTGACAGGTTCACAAGTGTCGGCGGCTACTTTAACGAATGTATGAACGGCTTCGAATATCAGGTGGCCGCTCATATGCTCTACGAAGGTCAGCCTGACTCAGACCTTGTCGAAAAGGGCCTCGCGATTACCAAAGCGATCCATGAGCGCTATGGCGCAGCAAAACGTAACCCCTACAACGAGATCGAATGCGGCGATCACTACGCGCGCTCGATGGCCAGCTACGGCATCTTCCTCGCAGCCTGCGGCTATGAGTATCATGGGCCGAAGGGATATCTCGCCTTCGCACCACGCATCCACCCCGAAGACTTCAAGGCTCCGTTCACGACGGCTGAAGGATGGGGCAGCTTCTCGCAGAAGGTTGCTCAAGGCACACAGGTCGAACGGATTGAATTACGCCATGGTCAGTTAGTCTTGAACGATCTTGCATTTGCCAAAGTGAAAGGTTTCAGCGGAAGTCAGGCCAAGGTCGAGGTCGACGGCAAGTGGCTCAAGGTCCGATTTAAACAAGAATCTGGACGTTATGTTGTCAGCTTTGAGGACGGACTGAAGCTGGAAGTCGGGCAGACCTTAAGCGTGAGTATTAGTTAA
- a CDS encoding sulfatase has protein sequence MSAKIPSLRACIACCILTLSSLHAAQPSVVSLSAQSVAEGSKPPAVSLSKPNIILILADDLGYGDLGCYGANYPTPALDQMAAEGFRSTDMISAANVCSPSRSALLTGRYPMRNGHPYYRSDYHTKSGGVYGLHPDEITLAELLKPAGYRSFAVGKWHLGFEMEGAHPMDAGFDTYYGLPHNYGGKVHATARALIRDHEVLSMKVPFQKITPSYNEEVVKFINEHPKDPSTGSGQGQPFFIYMAHQIAHSPILPNKAFLKKSKKGKYAAFVSELDDSVGQMLQALRDNDLEENTLVIFLADNGQAGSGTAGPLSGSKYTTMEGGHRVAGIFRWTGTIPAGQVSDTTLSSMDIFPLLADLAGVDLPTDRKIDGANIRDILMGESDESPHEYLYYYNGLNLQAVRKGKWKLHLPRTLEDLPYWGKAGKARRFITLDEPFLVNLETDIAEMHNVAANNPEVVTTLLKEATRIRAELGEVGQLGADQRPGWPAVN, from the coding sequence TTGTCTGCTAAAATACCCAGTCTACGAGCATGCATCGCATGCTGCATCCTGACACTCTCGTCGTTACATGCAGCACAGCCATCTGTGGTGAGCCTGTCTGCCCAGAGCGTAGCCGAAGGGTCGAAACCACCTGCGGTGAGCCTGTCGAAACCAAACATCATCTTAATCTTAGCCGACGACCTCGGTTACGGCGACCTCGGCTGTTACGGCGCGAACTATCCGACCCCCGCACTCGATCAAATGGCAGCAGAGGGCTTTCGATCCACCGATATGATTTCTGCAGCCAACGTCTGCAGCCCTTCGCGTTCAGCGTTGCTGACAGGGCGCTACCCAATGCGCAATGGGCATCCCTATTACCGCTCGGATTACCATACCAAGAGTGGCGGTGTTTACGGCTTACATCCCGACGAGATTACACTCGCCGAGCTGCTCAAGCCTGCAGGCTATCGTTCGTTCGCAGTCGGCAAGTGGCACCTAGGCTTTGAAATGGAAGGCGCCCATCCGATGGATGCCGGATTCGATACCTATTACGGATTGCCGCATAATTATGGCGGTAAAGTGCATGCCACCGCGCGGGCGCTCATTCGCGACCACGAGGTGTTGTCTATGAAAGTGCCGTTTCAGAAAATAACCCCGAGTTACAATGAGGAAGTCGTAAAGTTTATCAATGAGCACCCGAAAGACCCTTCGACAGGCTCAGGACAAGGCCAGCCGTTCTTCATTTATATGGCGCATCAAATCGCGCACTCACCAATTCTGCCGAATAAGGCTTTCTTGAAGAAATCAAAAAAGGGGAAGTATGCAGCGTTCGTGTCAGAGCTGGACGATAGCGTCGGCCAAATGCTGCAAGCGCTGCGCGACAATGATTTGGAAGAAAATACTTTGGTCATCTTTCTCGCTGACAATGGGCAAGCGGGGTCAGGCACCGCCGGGCCATTGTCGGGCAGCAAATATACGACCATGGAAGGCGGGCACCGCGTCGCTGGTATCTTTCGATGGACGGGGACCATTCCCGCTGGTCAGGTCTCAGACACCACGCTTAGCAGCATGGATATCTTTCCACTCTTGGCTGATTTAGCCGGAGTCGATTTACCGACGGATCGTAAAATCGATGGCGCAAATATCCGCGATATCCTGATGGGGGAGTCCGACGAGTCGCCGCACGAGTATCTCTACTACTACAACGGTCTCAACCTGCAAGCAGTGCGCAAAGGCAAGTGGAAGTTGCACCTGCCACGAACTTTAGAAGATCTGCCATATTGGGGCAAAGCCGGCAAAGCGCGTCGGTTTATCACGCTGGATGAACCGTTTCTGGTCAATCTGGAGACGGACATCGCAGAGATGCACAACGTCGCTGCAAACAATCCAGAAGTCGTTACGACGCTGCTCAAAGAAGCGACACGCATTCGTGCGGAGCTCGGTGAAGTCGGGCAACTGGGAGCCGATCAACGGCCCGGCTGGCCCGCGGTTAACTAA
- a CDS encoding arylsulfatase, protein MNTRNLLTVVLFGALTNLHAAPSVAAVIEGRDLPNVVLIFADDLGYGDLSCYGAEKIKTTHLDQLAAEGMRFTDAHSSSAVCSPSRYGLLTGEYPFRVNYWGPVGHDGKLTLDASRDTIADVFKHAGYATAYFGKWHLGFGNDAPDWNEALKPGPLELGFDYFYGIPCANSVPPYVYVENHYIVGLDPADPIAPNRKPVYAKKLPEKGAGRIGGGKAAHQLYVDERIGTNLTERSIQWMDSVKDAQPFFLALSTTNIHHPFTPAPQFKGSSEAGLYGDFTVELDWITGQVMDFLEQQGIADNTLVIFSSDNGGMLNNGGQTAIRMGHDINGDLLGSKFGAWEGGHRVPMIVRWPNKVPAGTTSDALISHVDLLATFAAITGQKLEEERDSLNQLATLTGTPGQPIRTDLIICPNNPAHLSIRQGDWVYIPTTGDGGFTGSKGGPASVAVMGRTNSDIVKGKLRRAAPNAQLYNLEQDPAQTSNVIADYPEVAQKLAAQLANERATIPNTKPIGWIAMKAKKK, encoded by the coding sequence ATGAACACACGAAATCTATTAACCGTCGTGCTGTTTGGAGCGCTGACGAATTTACACGCGGCTCCCTCCGTCGCCGCAGTTATAGAGGGCAGGGATCTGCCCAACGTGGTTCTTATCTTCGCCGATGACCTCGGATACGGAGATCTCAGTTGCTACGGCGCTGAGAAAATTAAAACCACACACCTCGATCAACTCGCTGCTGAGGGAATGCGTTTCACTGATGCGCATTCCAGTTCAGCGGTGTGCTCGCCCTCACGGTATGGCCTGTTAACGGGGGAGTATCCTTTTCGTGTCAACTACTGGGGCCCGGTCGGACACGATGGTAAGCTAACACTGGATGCATCACGCGATACGATTGCCGATGTGTTCAAACATGCGGGCTATGCCACCGCCTATTTTGGCAAGTGGCACCTCGGCTTCGGCAATGATGCGCCCGACTGGAATGAAGCCTTGAAACCTGGACCGCTTGAGTTGGGCTTCGACTATTTCTATGGCATCCCATGTGCGAACAGCGTGCCGCCCTATGTGTATGTGGAAAACCACTACATCGTCGGCTTGGATCCAGCCGATCCGATTGCTCCCAATCGTAAGCCGGTTTACGCTAAGAAGCTTCCTGAAAAAGGTGCTGGGCGCATCGGTGGTGGCAAGGCAGCACACCAACTCTACGTCGATGAAAGGATCGGCACCAATCTCACGGAACGTTCAATTCAGTGGATGGATTCAGTCAAGGATGCTCAGCCGTTCTTCTTGGCGCTCTCGACGACGAACATTCACCATCCCTTTACTCCAGCACCTCAGTTTAAAGGCAGCAGTGAGGCGGGTCTGTATGGTGACTTCACCGTCGAACTCGATTGGATCACGGGGCAAGTCATGGATTTCCTCGAGCAACAGGGGATTGCCGACAACACGCTGGTGATCTTCAGTAGCGATAATGGTGGCATGCTCAACAACGGCGGACAGACCGCGATTCGGATGGGGCATGATATCAACGGTGACTTGCTAGGCTCAAAGTTCGGTGCGTGGGAAGGCGGACATCGTGTGCCGATGATTGTGCGTTGGCCTAATAAAGTGCCTGCAGGCACTACCTCGGATGCGCTGATTAGCCACGTGGACTTACTGGCCACATTCGCTGCAATCACCGGGCAAAAACTCGAGGAGGAGCGTGATAGCTTGAATCAACTTGCAACACTTACGGGCACACCGGGTCAACCGATCCGCACCGATCTCATAATTTGCCCCAACAATCCGGCACACTTGTCCATCCGGCAGGGCGACTGGGTTTATATTCCTACAACAGGAGATGGTGGTTTTACCGGTAGTAAGGGCGGCCCTGCGTCCGTTGCGGTGATGGGGCGAACTAATAGCGACATCGTTAAAGGTAAGCTGCGCCGCGCTGCGCCGAATGCTCAGCTCTACAATCTCGAACAGGATCCTGCACAGACTAGCAACGTGATCGCCGATTATCCGGAAGTCGCCCAGAAGCTTGCTGCGCAATTAGCGAACGAACGTGCCACGATTCCAAATACAAAACCCATTGGCTGGATAGCAATGAAGGCCAAGAAAAAGTAA
- a CDS encoding family 43 glycosylhydrolase, protein MKKTIIRTLSVATLLALTSIPAQAEAKPIGTVKVTYTELANIGWEEGVMRRDPSDIIKVGDLYYVWYSKGTINPGYDATLWYATSPDGLEWTEQGMALDQGVPGTWEGASVFTPNILVAEGRYWLFYTGTSNEIHKKPFSPDSKIGIAVSDSPDGPWERLATNPALINSSNPADFDSHLIDDACLVVRDGKYWFYYKGRQQGKRPSQTKMGVAIADKPEGPYVKYEGNPIIQGNHEVVVWAQGEGVAAMIGTTGPKSITRSILYAEDGLNFVKTHNVVNGPVGAGAYRPGSFTDKGEGTPVQWGVELQYPTKKQGGLVYIQRWDAEWSD, encoded by the coding sequence ATGAAAAAAACAATAATCAGAACTCTCAGCGTAGCGACGCTGCTAGCACTTACCTCAATCCCTGCTCAAGCAGAGGCAAAGCCAATCGGCACAGTCAAAGTGACCTACACAGAGTTAGCTAATATTGGCTGGGAAGAAGGCGTCATGCGTCGTGATCCGAGCGACATTATTAAGGTCGGTGACCTTTATTACGTCTGGTATTCAAAAGGCACTATCAATCCAGGCTATGACGCCACACTTTGGTATGCGACTTCGCCGGATGGTCTCGAATGGACCGAGCAAGGGATGGCGCTCGATCAAGGCGTCCCAGGAACATGGGAAGGCGCCAGCGTGTTCACACCCAACATTCTTGTAGCTGAGGGGCGTTACTGGTTGTTCTACACTGGCACCTCGAACGAAATTCACAAAAAACCATTTTCCCCAGATTCGAAAATCGGCATAGCCGTGTCAGACTCTCCTGACGGCCCTTGGGAGCGCCTCGCTACGAATCCAGCGCTCATCAACAGTTCTAATCCAGCGGACTTTGATAGTCATTTGATTGATGATGCCTGCTTGGTTGTTCGCGATGGCAAATACTGGTTCTACTACAAAGGTCGCCAACAAGGTAAGAGGCCTTCGCAAACTAAGATGGGTGTTGCGATTGCGGATAAGCCTGAAGGGCCTTATGTGAAGTATGAGGGCAACCCGATTATTCAAGGTAATCACGAGGTAGTTGTTTGGGCGCAAGGCGAGGGAGTGGCTGCGATGATCGGCACGACCGGACCAAAAAGTATCACTAGATCTATTCTTTACGCCGAAGACGGATTGAATTTCGTGAAGACGCACAATGTAGTCAACGGTCCTGTCGGTGCAGGTGCATATCGACCCGGTTCCTTCACAGATAAGGGAGAAGGCACACCCGTTCAGTGGGGAGTCGAACTACAATACCCCACCAAGAAACAAGGAGGGCTCGTTTACATCCAACGCTGGGATGCTGAGTGGTCCGATTAA
- a CDS encoding GDSL-type esterase/lipase family protein, translated as MTCHFKRFFSFCLLLLVFGMVVHAEGLRRVACVGDSITYGFGIKDRAGQSYPAQLQDLLGEHWGVGNFGKNGATVLKQGHAPYWKTSQFKAAMQFMPDLVVIQLGTNDTRPQNIGKHKSEFVADYVELIRTFQNLESKPTVWICIPVPIYTEHKGMTDDVLTNEIIPLISEVGVQAGVNIINLNTALSDKKALFPDGVHPNAQGAGQIAKTIATTITKLVD; from the coding sequence ATGACTTGTCATTTTAAACGGTTTTTCTCTTTCTGTCTGCTGCTGTTGGTCTTTGGCATGGTTGTCCATGCTGAAGGTCTGAGGCGCGTCGCCTGTGTGGGCGACAGCATCACCTATGGTTTCGGAATCAAGGACCGGGCAGGACAGAGCTATCCAGCTCAGCTGCAGGATTTACTGGGCGAGCATTGGGGCGTCGGAAACTTTGGTAAGAACGGTGCCACAGTCTTGAAGCAGGGGCATGCACCTTACTGGAAAACCTCACAGTTTAAGGCTGCTATGCAATTCATGCCGGATCTGGTAGTGATCCAGTTAGGCACGAATGATACGCGGCCACAGAACATCGGAAAACATAAGTCGGAATTTGTCGCGGACTATGTCGAGCTGATCCGCACGTTTCAGAACTTAGAGAGTAAGCCTACGGTGTGGATCTGCATTCCGGTTCCGATCTATACTGAACACAAGGGGATGACCGATGACGTCCTGACAAATGAAATTATTCCTTTGATCTCTGAGGTGGGGGTTCAGGCGGGGGTCAATATCATCAATCTCAATACGGCATTGAGCGACAAAAAGGCGTTGTTTCCAGATGGCGTGCACCCCAACGCCCAGGGCGCAGGCCAAATTGCAAAAACGATCGCTACAACAATCACAAAACTAGTTGATTAA